DNA sequence from the Lachancea thermotolerans CBS 6340 chromosome H complete sequence genome:
ACCTTCGAGAAGCACCTCCAAGGACTTCTTGCGGTTCTCCTCGGGATTCCAAATAGCTTCCGTAAGAAAAGCAGGCGTACCCTTGAAAGACTCAAATTTGAGCTCGTCACGGATGGCCCAGGCCCACTGCTCCTGAGCCGCTTCCCAGTCCACGACGCAACCATTTTCCAAGATCCTTTTGATTTCGAAATCTGGACGGGGCATGATCATGAATTGGTCATTGAACGATTTCTGCCCCTCCTTCCCGCCGGCAGTGTACTGTCCATAGCATGAGGGTATGTTGAGCTGGGGACTGTCAGTGCCCGAATACCCTATATTTGTGCTGTATGACCCGGGGTCGATGACGACAGCCGATATCTCGTCACCACCGTATATCTGCAGCGCAGGATTCGACATCTGAGTTCTTCAAACGGACAAGTCGTGCTCTTATATGGCCAAGATTGGTACATCGGCATGTTTATAGCGAATCAATCATCTGACCTGGCATAAAGTTTTAGAAGACGAAGGTCAACTCACGTGATGGGCGTGATCAAGTTTCTACAGTTATTCGATGGAATATTCATTGAAGATATATATCTTGGATGTGCCAAGCTCTAATAGCGCCGTTGGGTCCTTTTAAGATGCACAACAGGCGTCCCTGAGTTCTGGTTTGCatagttttgtttttcgtGAGATTCATGAACTTCTGATTTCACAATCGAGGGCGTCGATCAGAGTCTCAATTTCTAGCTTCTTTCTAGCTTCTTGGACCCATTCGTCGCAGAGAACACGAGGCCAGCCCTTCAACGCGACCACTTCTTCCACGGCCTTGTCGAGCTTGGAGAGCCTCAAGTTTTGGCCGACGCGCGCGATCACACTGTCTATGTCGTTGTCAACTGGCGCGCCGTTCTTATTGAACAGGAAAAAGCCGAATATCTTGGCCGAGATATGGCCGAGAATTCCTGCGTTTGGTGGCAACAGGGATGAGGTGGAGAGGTCTTTTTGCAGAAGAGTCCATCTGTTGTAGAGCTGCTCGTTGGAGAGGATTAGCTGCTGCGAGGCCAGTGAGTCGAGTTGCGACACCACCACGTCCAGAAGCTGTGGGTTTTTGGAGCAGCACTTTGAGGGTCTACCTGGCAGAATGTCACACAAGGTCTTGAGCCTGGCCAGCTCTGAGTCGATCTTCACGCTGCTCTCGTCGCCTGCGTGTagtttgtttttcaaaagtgtgGTCAGCAATGAAAGCTGACTCAATACCTCGCTCTTCATGACGAGAGTGTCAACCTGGTCAACAGCCTCAGCCAGCTCCTGCACGCTGCCGTTGAGGGCCTCGAGTTTGGAAAGCCTTCCCTGTCTCTCCTGGTCCAACTTCTCGCTGAGTATCTTCGTGAACTCCTCCACCTGTTTCATAGAAAGCAGCGCCACTTCGTTTGACTGCTTGGCAAGCAGTGCTTGCTCGTTGGCCTTCAAAGCAGAGGCGAGCTCCTCAGAGGAGTGCTTCTCAAGCTGAGCTTTGAAGGCGTTGAACTCGTTCAAGAATTGTTGCGTTAGCTCGACCTCACGGGACTTGGCCCTAATCTCAAAGCTCTCGTGGAGGTCCTTGGAAGCTTGTCCATACTGTACAGCGACAGATTCGGCCACATTGGTCCTGATGTCCTCGTTGATCGCCTGGAGCGCGGACTTCAGCTTGGTAAAGGCGTCATGCACCGCGTTGTAGGTGTCCTCCGGCAGGAGCAACGACTGCTCATTCACAGCCGCAACGGCCGCGTTGACGCTTTCCACTAGAGGAGTAGCGCGCTTGCAGCTGCCAAGCTGTTCAACCTCTGGCAGCCGGAGCTTCACAAGAGACTCGTCCTCCAGGCGCACCTCCTTGCTTGCGGGCAGCGCCGCGACCGCCTGAGAGGTGAGCGCGGGGTCCGCGCCGCGGTTGGGGATCCGGTCCACTTTGGTCCCGAGCTCCCCGAACTTCTGCTTCAGCTCGTCCAGCGACATGCGCGACGCCTGCATCTTCTCGTCACGGAACTCCTCATACATCTCCACCAGCGACTCGGCCAACGGCACATTGTCGCAGAACAGCTCCCCAAACTGGTCATTGTTGAGCGACAGCGTCACACCTCCAACATAGAATCCCACAGTAGCCAATCCGACTCGCACAAGCAGCTTGCTGAGCCTGTTAGGCCGCGCAGCGGGCTGGCCCTCAAAAGTCGCCATTCCGCGACTCAGCGCGCGGCCCGCTCTCCCGCTTTTCACACAATTAATAGTAGCTCTCGATCTCAGCATCTCTAGCTTCCACTGGCACCCACAGACAACGTATAGAGGCACTGGCACGTATTCTTCCGTCTATCTTTCCAAAGTTGTGTTCGACAAATCGCTGTGATGCTAAAAAATTTCGGGAAGCGCTCCCAAATAGTCTCTATATACGAATTTAGGCGCTTAAATTGCacattttcgagctttgGAGCCGTTTCGACACCCCGATCGACCTTCTAAGACCACGTTTGAATGAGtatcaaaaagagaagcaatATGAGCTGACTTTAAATGGACAAACCTCGCGTAAAGATTCGAAAGAGGCCTAACTCTCGAGTCGGTGTCCATTACGTACATAGTTACCAGCTGTTTTAGGAAGTCCTGTCTGTATAGGGAATGTATCCACGTGATATTTCCTGATGTGGCAAGTGTTCTACGCATGGTCCTAGCAGCACGATCGAGAGAGTGCGTTTATTAACATGCAAAAGAAGTTGCCGAGCCAAATTATAAGGGCAAACATCTAGCAAAAGAGAATACGACACAATACACTCGGAGAGCACGCTTCGTTTGCCAGAAAAAGATGGATACGCTACTAGCAAATATTGATAGCGGGCCAGAACTTCTGGAACACAGCTCAGAGCTTCAAGACTGCTCGCGAAACCTCGGTTTGGAAGAGTTTGCGAGCTTTAGCAAAATGTGCAGGCTTTACCACGAGCTACGGGAGACAGCGTACGGCGAGGAGATGAACAAGCTGGCGGTGGCGTTCGCCAACGTGCTGCTGAAACAGCAGGGATTTCGGGCGCAGGCCTTAGCGCAGAATGCGGAACTGGCGGAGGACGTCCAGATGAGGCTCGAGCGGGACTCTGTGAGCAGTGAGGGTTTCAAGGTGGAGTGGGAGGTACCGCTGTGGCGGGTGCTGTTCCTGCTGGCGCACGGGCACGCGGACGGGTCCCGCAGCTTCGAGGTGTTCAGCCGGGATCTGGTGCCCAACAAGTTTCAACACCTGGCCGAGAAGCTCGCGGAAAACGAGCAGCAAAGCAGCAAACTGCCGTTGGTATTCGAGGAGCTGGGGAAGTACTGGTACGCGTTGTGCTACAACTACGGGTCGTTCGTTGTCACGCACGGGGCGCACTTCTGGAGCTCGCTTGAGTCGTTCACCGCATCGCTGCGCGCGAACGACGGCCGCCTGCTTGGCGACTACGCCAgcgcgctgctgcagctgtGCTCACCGCTACTTCTCTTCCCCGAGAACAACCTGCTGGCGACTTTCGACATGGTGCTGAACCTCACACTGATCCTCAAGCACGGTATCATTGCATGGTCCGGAAAGGTCTCAGAGGAGCTGTACTCATCGCCACAAGACTACAAGATCCCTCAAATACTGCATGTGATTTTCGTCTTCGTGGCCAAGTCGCCCCACGCCGTGCGCAAGCGCATACAGCCATGTTTTAGCGGCGAGGAAGGCTGCGGCGTGAACCTGCGCAAACAGGTTCTAGACCTGCAGTGCTCCAAAATAACATGCAGCGAGACGCGGGAAACTCTGGATAGGATCCTATCCGCACTGGGGCTTACCGTGAGTGCCAATGACGACGGCGAGCTCGAAGTAATACACGTGGTTCAGTCCCAGCCGCCCAGCGCACGCGACTCCACTGAGACCGTGTACGACCAGCGCTACTCTCAGTCATCTTCTCGACTAAGCGACTTATCCAGCTCGGGCACAACTCTCCACAACTCGCTGGACGGCGATTACGACGACTTATGGTCTGAGGAGGATAAAATAGCCGAGGCCGATCGCATCATGGCGGTCATACGAAGGCTCGACGAGCTCGGTATAATCAAACCTAAATTTCCTGGCCAGTAGCCCGCCGCCTACCATCATATTTATcctgttttcaacaattttGTCTTTATTCATTCGTTTTTTGAGCTAAgcattcttttcaaaggtCCAGGGGGGCCTATAACACACAAACTGGGGCTTGCGGTGGTCTTAACAAGGGGCCCTGGAGCCTTCTAAATGGGTCGGGTCGAGAGTATAAAATATTTAATATCATTCTGTACTAAAtaagttcaagttccttAAGTTGGTGCATGGGATGGGTCAAAAGCCCGATTCACAAACGAGCACATCAGAACAAAAGGTACAATACAGCAACTATGCTCCAGTTCAAGCTCGTATTATTGGGAGACTCCTCTGTGGGTAAGTCTTCGATCGTTCACAGGTTTGTGAAGGACTCTTTTGACGAGTTCCGCGAAAGTACAATCGGTGCGGCTTTCTTGTCGCAAACCATCAAGTTGGAAAAGCATCCCGACGTGACCATCAAGTTTGAGATATGGGACACTGCTGGCCAGGAGAGGTACAAGTCGCTGGCCCCCATGTACTACAGAAATGCGAACGCGGCCCTGATAGTGTACGACGTGACGCAGCCAGGCTCGCTCGTTAAGGCGCAGAGCTGggttgaagagctcaagaatAAGGTCGGTGACCAAGACCTAGTGATCTGTCTAGCTGGTAACAAGGTGGATATTTGCGACGAAGACGCGACCGCGAGGGAGGTGCAACGCGAGGACGCGCAGCTTTACGCCCAGGAGCAGGGTCTGCTTTTCTACGAGACCAGCGCCAAGACCGGAGCTGGCGTCTCAGCTATATTCCAGGAGATCGGCGAGAGGGTTTACCAGAAAAAGGGCATGGAAGTCCCTTCATCGACACAGGCCCGTAAGCCGCTAAACGTTGAGCTTCAGAGGCCATCTACCAACGACTCCACCTCCTGCTGTTCTTAAGTGCAAAGGCAGGATTAAAGAGAATATCATGATATAGGCATATGCGATTGCACACGCCTGCTCTTGCCACCTGAGCACAACCACACCAGTCAGCTTCGAAGACCAAATTGCCAACCAGATCGACCGCCGTACGGACCGTTATTATTTGGATACCTCTTGAACGTAAGTACTGAATGACGACGATTTTATCTACAAATAAACTAAACGTAAAGAAACTATCCTTTATGAATGCGATTTAAtcagttcttgagcttgtttttgatgagctcagAAGCCTTTTCGACACCTTCCTTGGTGCCTCTGATGTAAATGATGTCGTTAACcttttcgtttttcttgggcACGTTAAGGACCGTATTGGTGGCCTCTCTAATTCTCTTGATGTTGGAACCTAGCGAACCGACAACCTTTCTGAAGTCTTGAGGCTTACGAGACCATAGGTAACCGACTGTGGATGCTTGAGGGGCGAGGTCGATCTTCTGCTGgatgatcttttgaacCTTCTCGAGGACTTCGTCCTTGCTCACCTGCTTGTCATTCGCTCTTTCCTCCTCAGTTAGAATGTCAGACAAGTCAACTGGCTCGTAAGACAATCTCCATGGGATAGGGGCTTGGCTTTCGTCAACGTTCAGTGGGACCTCTTCTGTGGTGAGCTTGATGGACTCCTCGTCAGACCCAGAGGCCTTCTCGACTGGAATGTTCAAGTTAGCGCGGGCCAGCTTGTTAGCTCTGCCATTAGCGTTTCCAAACTTGACGttgacgaagaaatcagACCTGAGTCTCTGAATCAGCGCGCCCTTTTCGGAAACAAACTCGTGGAACGAAGCAGGAACCTGGATTTCCAAATCGCAGCTGTCTCTGATGATTTGAGTAAAGATCTGCTTTTCGCACGCAGCAATGTTTTCAGCAAGGCCAGAGACCTTGACTTTGCTGTCTTTGTCTCCAATATCTGGAAGAGATAATCTGACGTGGAAATCGGCCTCAAGTTGGCGACGAGTCACGCCACCTGGGCCAATCAGCGCGCCAACTCTGTCCGCAGGAACGTCGAGTTCCTTTTCAATAGagttctctctttcttcaatgatTGCCTTAATCTCCTTGACAATGCTCTTGACGAAGGCTTGAGGACCTTGAACGGtgatcttcttgtccttAGATGAAGCGTCAGGTATATCCACTGATTTGTTCCTGATCTCATCACCACCGGCCTTAGAAATCAGGCTCTTCAGAACACGGCCTCCCGCACCAACAATGTCTCTAATGTACTCGGGCTTAACCTCGAAGGACTCAGTTTCGACGTCGGAAGCTTCCTTGATGATagcttcaactttttgggTGGCCTCCTTGATAGCTTGTCTAGAACCCGTGATCTTTAGCTCAACCTTGCCAGTCTCAACGGCTTTGGCGTCTGTGGTTTTTTGCAAGAAGTCCATTTCAACACCACAGTCTGCTCTGATGTCGTTGATAGTGTCACCGTTCTTACCAATGATACGGGGAACGTGCTCAGCTGGAACAGTAATAGTGGAGGTGTGGCCGTTTTCAATCTCGAAATCTAGCAGCGCTTTTAGCTCATCATATGCCTTCGCGACGCCACGAGATGGACCTCTGATGGTAACACCCTCGTTTTCTCCCTCAGAAGGAAAGTGGATGTGAACGCTGTATTTGTTCTGCAGACGGTTGCGGTACGAACCCTGGGACCCGATCAGCTTACCGCGGTACTTGGGCAAAACATTCAGCTCCTTGGTAATGATATCAGCCCACTTTTTAGACTCGGAAATCATGTAAGCCTTGGCGTGCTCAACGCAGAACTGCAGACCCGAAATAGTGACATCGGTAGTAGTGCCATTGGACTCTTGTGCCACGTCAATGTTGCACTGGTACTTCTCTCTGATAGCATTCAAGTTGGCACCCTTGGAACCAATCAGTCTTGGGACAGAGTTAGAAGAGACAGCAAACTTGGTTTCGAACTTTTCATCAGGGCTACCAATAATAGATTCGACAGCAGCAGTTGCGACCTTAGCGGCCTTTGTGTCGCCTCTGATAGTCAACTGCTTGGCAGATGGGTGGTGAAGCTTGAATTGCACGTGGCCGCCTTCGGCGGCAATGTCTTGCTCGATAAGCTTGCGAATGAGcgcagaagagctgaagtAGTTATCTTGGTCGGCCGCTGGAACCTCAAAGGTCTTGTGAGACAAGTTGCTCTGCTTCGCGCGCAGGGGTTCGAGAGCAGAGTTGACCTCGGCCAGgatttctttgagttcttcGTCGGAAGGTCTGAAGTCCTCGTCGGAGAGCTTTGCGACTATGAGAACTCTGTCATCGCCTGGGTAGAGGTCACCAAGCTGAACAAAGCCCGCTTTTTGCTCTTGCTGTTGGAGCAAGTGTTTGATGTCCTTGTGGAACAACTCGTAGTCCAGATCATCAACGATCAAGACTTGAGATGTGGGCAGCTCGTTGACCAAGTTGATGATGTCCTTGCGGACTGCCTTCAACTCACCGGCGTTCTCTGATGTGGTAGTGACTCTAATGGCAACGGCATCTGTgccttgaagctcttgagctgTGGGGATAGCGAAGCGAACGTTTGGATAGGactttttgatttcctcCAAAGAGTTGTATTTGCTGAAGTAGATGGCAATGTTTTTGGCATGCGCGACGTTCTTACCGTGAGCCTTGGAGATTTCCAAGGACTCGACGATGAATTTCTTGGAGTTCTCTCTAGCATATGTCACAGCTTCGTCCAG
Encoded proteins:
- the SCP160 gene encoding Scp160p (similar to uniprot|P06105 Saccharomyces cerevisiae YJL080C SCP160 May be required during cell division for faithful partitioning of the ER-nuclear envelope membranes involved in control of mitotic chromosome transmission), whose product is MSFPETEISAPAVEQDAAIETPPTSVDASSEGAAPAPEAAPAKKPLPTKKDFPTLGSGAFLAAANKVSWGPNMKPAAATASGTSSGSSSATQSRSATPAPSAKPARSKTIQEAFSLDLQSQIAVSKPDFSRIVQGVKTAHSVSVESTLSKTSRMFLIAGKPESVRAAKREIVKKLTKPVTTTLQVPSKCRSAIIGAGGRKIREISEPLEVRIDVGKEIVEGSYDEDLDDSMVDITIHGDLESVRIAQEKILAIVKEDTKNASIKVNVENKDLVPFVDLEALNLKVEAHFNASAGQFQISGLRDDVQAAKAAVNKYLSELGSQIKTLKVKIPSKFQFLIDTADIKKRFNVIVNMPAPGEEEVAFIGPADKLDEAVTYARENSKKFIVESLEISKAHGKNVAHAKNIAIYFSKYNSLEEIKKSYPNVRFAIPTAQELQGTDAVAIRVTTTSENAGELKAVRKDIINLVNELPTSQVLIVDDLDYELFHKDIKHLLQQQEQKAGFVQLGDLYPGDDRVLIVAKLSDEDFRPSDEELKEILAEVNSALEPLRAKQSNLSHKTFEVPAADQDNYFSSSALIRKLIEQDIAAEGGHVQFKLHHPSAKQLTIRGDTKAAKVATAAVESIIGSPDEKFETKFAVSSNSVPRLIGSKGANLNAIREKYQCNIDVAQESNGTTTDVTISGLQFCVEHAKAYMISESKKWADIITKELNVLPKYRGKLIGSQGSYRNRLQNKYSVHIHFPSEGENEGVTIRGPSRGVAKAYDELKALLDFEIENGHTSTITVPAEHVPRIIGKNGDTINDIRADCGVEMDFLQKTTDAKAVETGKVELKITGSRQAIKEATQKVEAIIKEASDVETESFEVKPEYIRDIVGAGGRVLKSLISKAGGDEIRNKSVDIPDASSKDKKITVQGPQAFVKSIVKEIKAIIEERENSIEKELDVPADRVGALIGPGGVTRRQLEADFHVRLSLPDIGDKDSKVKVSGLAENIAACEKQIFTQIIRDSCDLEIQVPASFHEFVSEKGALIQRLRSDFFVNVKFGNANGRANKLARANLNIPVEKASGSDEESIKLTTEEVPLNVDESQAPIPWRLSYEPVDLSDILTEEERANDKQVSKDEVLEKVQKIIQQKIDLAPQASTVGYLWSRKPQDFRKVVGSLGSNIKRIREATNTVLNVPKKNEKVNDIIYIRGTKEGVEKASELIKNKLKN
- a CDS encoding KLTH0H09746p (conserved hypothetical protein) — encoded protein: MDTLLANIDSGPELLEHSSELQDCSRNLGLEEFASFSKMCRLYHELRETAYGEEMNKLAVAFANVLLKQQGFRAQALAQNAELAEDVQMRLERDSVSSEGFKVEWEVPLWRVLFLLAHGHADGSRSFEVFSRDLVPNKFQHLAEKLAENEQQSSKLPLVFEELGKYWYALCYNYGSFVVTHGAHFWSSLESFTASLRANDGRLLGDYASALLQLCSPLLLFPENNLLATFDMVLNLTLILKHGIIAWSGKVSEELYSSPQDYKIPQILHVIFVFVAKSPHAVRKRIQPCFSGEEGCGVNLRKQVLDLQCSKITCSETRETLDRILSALGLTVSANDDGELEVIHVVQSQPPSARDSTETVYDQRYSQSSSRLSDLSSSGTTLHNSLDGDYDDLWSEEDKIAEADRIMAVIRRLDELGIIKPKFPGQ
- the MIC60 gene encoding Mic60p (weakly similar to uniprot|P36112 Saccharomyces cerevisiae YKR016W FMP13 The authentic non-tagged protein was localized to the mitochondria), with product MLRSRATINCVKSGRAGRALSRGMATFEGQPAARPNRLSKLLVRVGLATVGFYVGGVTLSLNNDQFGELFCDNVPLAESLVEMYEEFRDEKMQASRMSLDELKQKFGELGTKVDRIPNRGADPALTSQAVAALPASKEVRLEDESLVKLRLPEVEQLGSCKRATPLVESVNAAVAAVNEQSLLLPEDTYNAVHDAFTKLKSALQAINEDIRTNVAESVAVQYGQASKDLHESFEIRAKSREVELTQQFLNEFNAFKAQLEKHSSEELASALKANEQALLAKQSNEVALLSMKQVEEFTKILSEKLDQERQGRLSKLEALNGSVQELAEAVDQVDTLVMKSEVLSQLSLLTTLLKNKLHAGDESSVKIDSELARLKTLCDILPGRPSKCCSKNPQLLDVVVSQLDSLASQQLILSNEQLYNRWTLLQKDLSTSSLLPPNAGILGHISAKIFGFFLFNKNGAPVDNDIDSVIARVGQNLRLSKLDKAVEEVVALKGWPRVLCDEWVQEARKKLEIETLIDALDCEIRSS
- the YPT52 gene encoding Rab family GTPase YPT52 (similar to uniprot|P36018 Saccharomyces cerevisiae YKR014C YPT52 rab5-like GTPase involved in vacuolar protein sorting and endocytosis probable purine nucleotide- binding protein); this encodes MGWVKSPIHKRAHQNKRYNTATMLQFKLVLLGDSSVGKSSIVHRFVKDSFDEFRESTIGAAFLSQTIKLEKHPDVTIKFEIWDTAGQERYKSLAPMYYRNANAALIVYDVTQPGSLVKAQSWVEELKNKVGDQDLVICLAGNKVDICDEDATAREVQREDAQLYAQEQGLLFYETSAKTGAGVSAIFQEIGERVYQKKGMEVPSSTQARKPLNVELQRPSTNDSTSCCS